A single window of Drosophila suzukii chromosome 3, CBGP_Dsuzu_IsoJpt1.0, whole genome shotgun sequence DNA harbors:
- the RpS4 gene encoding small ribosomal subunit protein eS4, giving the protein MARGPKKHLKRLAAPKAWMLDKLGGVFAPRPSTGPHKLRESLPLLIFLRNRLKYALNGAEVTKIVMQRLVKVDGKVRTDPTYPAGFMDVITLEKTGEFFRLVYDVKGRFTIHRISAEEAKYKLCKVKKNQLGAKGVPFLVTHDGRTIRYPDPLIHANDTVQVDIATGKITDYIKFDSGNLCMITGGRNLGRVGTVVNRERHPGSFDIVHIKDSQGHVFATRLTNVFIIGKGNKPYISLPKGKGVKLSISEERDKRLAAKTH; this is encoded by the exons ATG GCGCGTGGCCCCAAGAAGCATTTGAAGCGTTTAGCCGCCCCCAAGGCATGGATGTTGGACAAGCTGGGAGGCGTCTTCGCCCCACGTCCATCCACTGGTCCCCACAAGCTGCGTGAGTCGCTGCCCCTGCTGATCTTCCTGAGAAATCGCTTGAAGTACGCCCTCAACGGCGCCGAGGTGACCAAGATCGTCATGCAGCGATTGGTGAAGGTCGACGGAAAGGTCCGCACCGACCCCACCTACCCCGCTGGCTTCATGG ATGTCATCACCCTCGAGAAGACCGGTGAGTTCTTCCGTCTGGTCTACGACGTGAAGGGCCGCTTCACCATCCACCGCATCTCCGCCGAGGAGGCCAAG TACAAGCTGTGCAAGGTCAAGAAGAACCAGCTGGGCGCCAAGGGAGTGCCTTTCCTGGTGACACACGACGGTCGCACCATCCGCTACCCGGATCCCCTGATCCACGCCAACGACACCGTGCAGGTCGACATTGCCACCGGCAAGATCACCGACTACATCAAGTTCGATTCCG GCAACCTCTGCATGATCACCGGAGGCAGGAATTTGGGACGTGTCGGCACCGTTGTCAACCGCGAGCGTCACCCAGGATCCTTTGACATTGTGCACATTAAGGACTCCCAGGGCCATGTGTTCGCCACCCGTTTGACCAACGTGTTCATCATTGGCAAGGGCAACAAACCCTACATCTCCCTGCCCAAGGGCAAGGGTGTCAAGCTGAGCATCTCGGAGGAGCGCGACAAGCGTCTGGCCGCCAAGACCCACTAA
- the Syx13 gene encoding syntaxin-12 encodes MSQALNNPGGGGGGGGPHRDYGAMADSTPEVSFAAAGGSSGFSPTEFMSLSEDIGHNITAIHSSTKQLEKQLKLIGTPKDLPNLREKVHAINTKCNARVQTTSQDLQRLQAVVRHGDRQQKLQLEKLTREFHGVVEKYSNLQRRISSAMRQTLQQAQHFADQDVEANARSELLQQQRLEQANLQQEHDMLDERRRQVEQIESDIIDVNQIMTKLSGLVHDQGQQMDFIENSIEQTAANVEDGTSQLAKAARSRQSYRRKILILLVIAVIIGLIVTGVIVAKLNS; translated from the exons ATGTCCCAGGCCTTGAACAACCCAgggggaggaggaggaggcggtggCCCCCATCGGGACTATGGAGCCATGGCGGATTCCACGCCCGAAGTGAGTTTTGCAGCCGCCGGCGGATCCTCAGGCTTCAGCCCCACGGAGTTCATGTCCCTCAGCGAGGACATCGGGCACAACATCACTGCGATCCACAGCAGCACCAAGCAGCTGGAGAAGCAGCTGAAGCTCATCGGGACACCAAAGGACTTGCCCAACCTGCGGGAAAAGGTGCACGCCATCAACACCAAGTGCAATGCCCGGGTGCAGACCACCAGCCAGGACTTGCAGCGGCTGCAGGCGGTCGTGCGCCACGGAGACCGCCAGCAGAAGCTGCAGCTGGAGAAGCTCACGCGTGAATTCCACGGCGTTGTCGAGAAGTATTCCAACCTGCAGCGCCGCATCTCGTCGGCCATGCGACAGACCCTGCAACAGGCCCAGCACTTCGCCGACCAGGATGTGGAGGCCAACGCCCGTTCGGAGCTGCTGCAGCAACAGCGCCTGGAGCAGGCCAATCTGCAGCAGGAACACGACATGCTCGACGAGCGCCGGCGACAGGTCGAGCAAATTGAGTCGGACATCATCGATGTCAACCAGATCATGACCAAGCTGAGTGGCCTGGTGCACGATCAGGGCCAGCAGATGG ACTTCATCGAGAACAGTATTGAGCAGACGGCCGCCAACGTGGAGGATGGCACCTCGCAGCTGGCCAAGGCGGCCAGGAGTCGCCAGAGCTACAGGCGCAAGATCTTGATACTCCTGGTGATCGCTGTGATAATAGGTTTAATCGTAACTGGCGTTATCGTTGCCAAACTGAACAGttaa